The window AAGGCATCCAATGAACTGAAACAATTGGCAGAAAAACACCAAATTCCTGTAACAACTACCCTGCTTGGACTAGGAACCTTTCCCGGGAACCACCAATTATCGCTTGGAATGGCGGGTATGCACGGGACTTATACAGCGAACATGGCATTGTATGAATGCGACCTGCTTCTTAATATCGGGGCACGTTTCGATGACAGGCTGACCGGCAACCTTAAACACTTTGCCCCACAAGCGACAGTTGCCCATATCGATATCGATCCCGCGGAAATAGGAAAAAATGTACCAACTAATATCCCGATCGTTGGAGATGCGCGGGTAGCATTGGCAGAACTATTAAAACAGGAGTTTACGGTAAACCAGCATACGGATTGGTTAAGGAAACTTGAAGATAACAAGGCTCACTTCCCGCTTTGGTATCAAAAGGACGATGAATCGATCAGTCCTCAGGAACTTATTGAAAAAGTTCATCAGTTCACCAATGGTGAGGCAATTGTCGTAACGGATGTTGGCCAGCATCAAATGTGGGCGGCCCAGTACTATAACCTTTCAGAACCTGATCGCTGGGTCACTTCCGGAGGCTTAGGCACAATGGGATTCGGGTTTCCGGCTGCAATCGGCGCCCAGCTGGCGGATCCTGAAAGGACAGTGGTTGCATTAGTCGGTGACGGTGGCTTCCAAATGACTTTGCAGGAACTTGGCGTTCTCCAGGAGAGGAACCTGCCAGTCAAGGTCGTTATAGTCAATAACGGTGCCTTGGGGATGGTTCGGCAGTGGCAGCAGGAATTTTATGGTGAACGATATTCGGAGTCCCTCCTCCCTGTCCAGCCTGATTTTGTAAAACTGGCTGAAAGCTATTCAATCAAAGGGGTAAAGATTGATTCCGAAGACCAGCTCTCAACGCTCCTTCCTGAGGCACTTGCTTTTCCAGGGCCGGTTCTGATTGATTGCCGTGTCGCTCCTGGAGAGAACGTTAATCCGATGATTGCCCCTGGTAAAGGACTGCATGAAATGATAGGAGTGAAACCATGAAACGGATC is drawn from Bacillus sp. FJAT-18017 and contains these coding sequences:
- the ilvB gene encoding acetolactate synthase large subunit, whose product is MKVEAMPALEPAVTPKTGADILIESLVNEGVDTIFGYPGGAVLPIYDAIYRAKGQIQHLLFRHEQGSIHAAEGFARVTGKPGVVIATSGPGATNLITGITDAMMDSLPLVIFTGQVASGVIGTDAFQEADIIGITTPITKHNYQVRSISDLPRIIKEAFHIASTGRPGPVVIDIPKDISSNPVHVELTDHFHLPGYQPTTKPNPLQIIKLADALSKAKRPIILAGAGILHGKASNELKQLAEKHQIPVTTTLLGLGTFPGNHQLSLGMAGMHGTYTANMALYECDLLLNIGARFDDRLTGNLKHFAPQATVAHIDIDPAEIGKNVPTNIPIVGDARVALAELLKQEFTVNQHTDWLRKLEDNKAHFPLWYQKDDESISPQELIEKVHQFTNGEAIVVTDVGQHQMWAAQYYNLSEPDRWVTSGGLGTMGFGFPAAIGAQLADPERTVVALVGDGGFQMTLQELGVLQERNLPVKVVIVNNGALGMVRQWQQEFYGERYSESLLPVQPDFVKLAESYSIKGVKIDSEDQLSTLLPEALAFPGPVLIDCRVAPGENVNPMIAPGKGLHEMIGVKP